Within the Phaseolus vulgaris cultivar G19833 chromosome 9, P. vulgaris v2.0, whole genome shotgun sequence genome, the region ACTCGTTAATGCCAATACATCGTACAATATTTTGCTCGGTCGACCATCTATCAACAGATTGAAAGCCATTGTCTCAACTCCTCATTTAGCTATGAAGTTCCCCTCGGTCAATGGAGACATAGCAACCGTACATATAGACCAGAAGACAGCACGAGAGTGTTATGTAGCTAGCCTGAAGGTGGAGCCGACCCGAAGGCTTTATACCACGTCAGCCGAACGGACCACAGAGCGAAGAGGTCGGTCAACAGAAAGACGCTCCAGAGGAAGAGAATCTAGAAGACACTTGGTCGCTTTAGTCGATCTAGATCCTCGACTGGATGATCCCCGAATGGAAGCAGGAGAAGATCTTCAACCCATATTCCTTCGGGACAAAGACCGGAAAACATACATGGGAACATCCCTCAAACCAGACGACCGAGAGACGATCGgtaaaacattaacaaagaACGCTGATCTTTTCGCCTGGACGGCTGCAGACATGCCAGGGGTAAAATCAGATGTGATTACCCATCGATTGTCTGTTTATACGGAGGCCAGGCCGATCgctcaaaagaaaaggaaactagGTGAAGAACGGCGGAAAGCCGCACGAGAAGAAACCGACAAGCTAATTCAAGCTGGTTTTATTCAAAAGGCCCACTATACGACATGGCTAGCCAATGTAGTGATGGTAAAAAAGacgaatggaaaatggagaatgtgcgtagACTACACAGACCTTAACAaagcgtgcccaaaggactcgtatcctctACCTACTATCGACCGGCTGGTCGACGGTGCAGCCGGTCATCAAATCCTAAGTTTCCTTGATGCTTATTCAGGTtacaatcaaatacaaatgtacCACCGTGATCGAGAAAAAACCGCGTTTAGAACAGATTCTGATAATTTCTTCTATGAAGTCATGCCGTTCGGCCTCAAGAATGCAGGAGCCACATACCAACGACTCATGGATCACGTATTCCACGACATGATCGGTCGGAATGTAGAAGTATACGTTGACGACATCGTCGTCAAATCAGACTCTTGCGAACAACATGTTTCTGACTTAAAAGAGGTTTTTCAAGCCTTGCGTCAATACCGCATGCGTTTAAACCCGGAGAAGTGCGCGTTCGGCGTAGAAGGGGGGAAGTTcttaggcttcatgctcacacATCGGGGTATAGAGGCTAATCCAGAAAAATGCAAGGCAATCACCGAAATGCGAAGTCCCAACGGACTCAAAGAGATCCAGAGACTAGTCGGTCGTCTCACTTCGTTGTCTCGATTCGTACCTAAGCTTGCCGAACGAACGAGACCCATCATAAAACTTCTGAAGAAGACAAGTAAATTTGAATGGACAGATGAATGTGAACAAAATTTCCAACAGTTAAAAGCATTTCTGGCATTCCCAccggtcatccagaaaccgAACGCACGGGAACCCATTGTGGTCTACCTCGCCGTCTCCAATGAAGCGGTGAGTTCCGCTCTGGTACAAGAAATTAAAGCGGAAGAACGACCGGTATATTTTGTAAGTCGAGTCTTACATGACGCAGAAACCCGGTACCAAATGGTCGAAAAAGTTGCCTTCGCTTTGGTCATCACCGCACGACGGATGCGGATGTATTTCCAAAATCACAAGGTCATTGTTAGGACTAACTATCCCATTATGAAGATTCTCACCAAACCTGACCTCGCCGGACGAATGATAGGTTGGGCAGTCGAACTGTCAGAATTCCACATCGAATACCAACCCAGGGGAGCCATCAAGTCCCAAGCCCTCGCCGACTTCACAGCAGAACTCACTCCCTATCTGACCGAACGGACTCCCCGATGGACACTATACGTAGATGGGTCATCTAACAGTCGTTCGTCCGGAGCAGGAGTTGTACTTGAAGGACCAGGGGAGATTGTTGTCGAACAAGCcatgaaatttgaatttaaaacttcCAATAATCAAGCCGAATACGAAGCTATAATCGCAGGTTTGCATCTGGCGATTGAATTGGAGGTAACAAATATAACTTGTAAAAGCGACTCCCGTCTAGTCGTCGGACAGCTTACAGGGGAGTATGAGGTAAGAGAAACATTACTCCAACAGTATTTTCATTTCGTAAAAAATCTTCTAAACAGGTTCAAAGAAATCTCCTTCCAACACGTACGGAGGGAAAATAATACTAGGGCGGACGCTCTATCGAGATTGGCTACCCTAAAAAAGAAAGGCGCCCACCGGTCGGCCATACACGTGACCCTGGCTAAACCAAGTGTTGGTACCGAAGAATGCATGGCGACTGACACCCAACCTAACTGGATGACTCCCATAAAACAATATCTTACCGATGGTGTATGCGATCCACATTTGGAGAAAACGATGAAGTTACAAGCCGCCCGATACATACTGATTGGCGAAGATCTTTACAGGAGAGGGTATTCCCGTCCCCTCCTAAAATGCCTTGGTCCAGAACAAGTCACTTATGTAATGACCGAGTtacacgaagggatatgcggaaccCATTCAGGAGCACGGACTATGTCCGCCAAAATTCTGAgagcaggatactactggccgaccttACAAGGAGACTGCACTGAATACGTTCAAAAGTGCGTGAAATGTCAAGAGTTCGGCACCCTATTGCACCAAAAACCAGAGCATTTGCACTACATCCTATCCCCTTGGCCGTTCGTGAAATGGGGAATGGATATTATCGGACCTTTCACACCCGGAAAAGGGCAATGCAAGTTCCTACTGGTGGGTATAGATTACTTTACCAAATGGATTGAGGCTGAACCACTAACAGCCATCACCGCCCGGAACGTACAaagctttgtgtggaaaaacattgtcTGCAGGTTCGGCCTACCTCAGATCATTATCACAGACAACGGTCGACAGTTCACCGACCGTGGGCTAGCTGAATTTTATGAGAAACTTCACATCAAACATATAACGAGttcggtcgaacaccctcaaACCAACGGTCAGGCGGAAGCCGCCAACAAAGTTATTCTCAATGAGTTAAAGAAGAGACTTGGCCCGTCCAAGGGAAATTGGACTGAAGAATTGTTAGAGGTTCTGTGGGCTTATCGTTGTACTCCCCAGTCAACAACTCAAGAAACACCTTATAGCCTGACGTACGGCACAGAAGCCATGATTCCGGTCGAAATCGGCGAGCCTTCACTACGCCGACAGACGTTAGACCTAGACTTAAACAAGGAAAGTCTACTAGTCGGCCTCGACCTCATCAATGAATTAAGGGACAAATGCAAGATAAGGGAAGAAGCATGCAAGATACGAGCAGCACGAAGGTACAACTCCAAAGTGAAGCCACGAAGCTATCAGAAAGGAGATCTAGTTTGGCACATGCGCAGCGACGCCCGGAAGGACGGaggaaagttttcaagcaatTGGGAAGGTCCGTTCCGCATCTCCAACACAGCAACAGGAGGAGCTTATTACTTAGAATATTTATCAGGAAAATCTGCACCGAGAatgtggaatgccacgcatctcaaattctaTTACAGTTGATGAATAAACTTagtgcactctttcctcgctcggtagttttatccctaaggagggttttctaccgagaaggttttaacgaggcactttaaatcaccaatcttggtcagaaattcagttaattcaccgttcattcggtcggaatacataacgaaagttatccgaattataaacgttattcaccaatcttggtcagaaattcaattaattcaccgttcattcggtcggaatacataacgaaagttatccgaattataacttaaacgttattcaccaaccttggtcagaaattcaattaattcaccgttcattcggtcggaatacataacgaaagttatccgaattataacttaaacgttattcaccaaccttggtcagaaatcgaaattatttatgcctcgttcggcatcagaattattcagaattatttatgcctcgtccggcatcagaattatcttattactttaatgtaatcagaattatttatgcctcgtccggcatcagaattatcttattactttaaggtaatccgaattatttatgcctcgtccggcatccgAATTATCTATTAATTCATTAACCGTGCGTTCGGCCAGAATATATAACGAATTATAACTtcaacgttattcaccaaccttggtcagaaatcgaaattatttattaattaaccgttcattcggtcgagATTATATAACTACGGCTATCCGAATCATATACTTCTTCAAAACCCGGATCTATGCTCACAACAATCTCTGCAACACAAACACGAAAGTAAGAAACAGATACGCTATTAGCCGAACGACCGCAAGAAGAAGGTGCTCACCTTTTAGTTCCGCCTACTGCTTGGACGACCCATAAAGAGCTATCAGTTCCCACGTAGGGAGCCTACACGGTAGTTGATTCACGACCATCAAAATTTCTTGGTCGATGGGAGACAAAGATTCCCAAAGCCGATGGTCAAGAGAGGTGGGATTCTCCGTCCAATAGAATGGAAATTTTGTGCCTCCAGCAGCATTATAGAATAGATTTCGTGCACCGGACGACCGCAGGGTACTCATAGTAAAATTATCACAAAAACCCCTGCGTCTCATACGACTCTTCGTCCTTCCAtgacctcgagcctggggggcaagtgtaccggtcggcACCGGACGACCGCAGTATACTCATGGTAAAATCATCACAAAACCCTGCGTCTTATACGACTCTTCGTCCTTCCATGACCTCTAGCCGGACGACCGAATGGTTTATGTCgattaaatctaatttaatccaGAACGTGGTTACACGTGTAGAAAAGAGCAGTTATGACAACCATTGACGAAGTAAAAACACGTTCTCTAGACCACTCCCCTGGTTTTCAGGAAACCACCAGGCACGACCCAAAGACCACTAAGCATGTCTCTAACCATCAACTGATTGGCCCACATGGCCAAGGCCCAGGTCAACCTACTAAAGGGACTTCTGAAAAGGGGGAAAAGGTACGTTTTCCATACTATCAGAGAATTCTCACTTGAGCACcatcgctgacttgagcgtcggagtgcgatttAGGTACCCCCGCCGGCCGACCGAAGCCCGCGAAGAGAAAGAAGACTTGAAGAATAGGACAACCAAGAGTGAAGAAGACACCGTGTATCGACGTGGATCAACATTACTCAGTCCCCaatatccatacaggtacaGATTGTAACTGGAAAGATACTCTCTTtttgttggattttttaaattatgcaaGAATAACATGTATAAGTTGtaataagattgaaaaattTCCATATTTATTTACTCTTTCTATTGCTGATAAAAAGCAAAATCTTATTAAATTACATTTGACTTAAAAAAAACCAaacttatattatat harbors:
- the LOC137822179 gene encoding uncharacterized protein, which codes for MDSTANNNNDISEEHRTILQTLQIQMQELLQKGVIDQLRQDEERKRREEERQQHAEEIAQLKEQNKRLLDRLEQSEREGHSRAPSPSPFQSGTRTIAQAIPHTSLVQHTRQSAKPVTPNEVANPKGHPFTDDIIATPLPDKWRGLTINLYDGSTDPDEHLNIFRTQMTLYTTDRTVWCKVFPTSLREGPLGWFSDLPPNSIASFDALELKFTTQYATSRPHRTSSMSLLNVKQERGESLRTFMNRFSKVCMNIRNLNPEIAMHHLVSAILPGRFTESLIKRPPCNMDELRTRATKFMQIEEHIDYHRKTYAENTDNSKGIRPPTIPTDRERHRPNRGPRFHNYTPLIVPRGKVLDEALQIELIPTLRPSQTPPNADTSKRCQYHRNYGHTTEGCQALKDKIEELVQAGHLRKFVKTTITAPRSPQRDHDPRERSGRRDDRTRDNHYRSSRRKRSESPIRRTRPKSESPERRSRTKQKVRTVINTIAGPVSLGQPPQEINYIAGGFAGGGCSNSARKKHLRAIQSVHSTPTQRRPHIPPITFTDEDFTAIDPSQDDPMVITVEIDKFAIAKVLVDQGSSVDILYWETFKKMKIPEAEIQPYNEQIVGFSGERVDTKGFIDLYTTFGDDYLSKTINIRYLLVNANTSYNILLGRPSINRLKAIVSTPHLAMKFPSVNGDIATVHIDQKTARECYVASLKVEPTRRLYTTSAERTTERRGRSTERRSRGRESRRHLVALVDLDPRLDDPRMEAGEDLQPIFLRDKDRKTYMGTSLKPDDRETIGKTLTKNADLFAWTAADMPGVKSDVITHRLSVYTEARPIAQKKRKLGEERRKAAREETDKLIQAGFIQKAHYTTWLANVVMVKKTNGKWRMCVDYTDLNKACPKDSYPLPTIDRLVDGAAGHQILSFLDAYSGYNQIQMYHRDREKTAFRTDSDNFFYEVMPFGLKNAGATYQRLMDHVFHDMIGRNVEVYVDDIVVKSDSCEQHVSDLKEVFQALRQYRMRLNPEKCAFGVEGGKFLGFMLTHRGIEANPEKCKAITEMRSPNGLKEIQRLVGRLTSLSRFVPKLAERTRPIIKLLKKTSKFEWTDECEQNFQQLKAFLAFPPVIQKPNAREPIVVYLAVSNEAVSSALVQEIKAEERPVYFVSRVLHDAETRYQMVEKVAFALVITARRMRMYFQNHKVIVRTNYPIMKILTKPDLAGRMIGWAVELSEFHIEYQPRGAIKSQALADFTAELTPYLTERTPRWTLYVDGSSNSRSSGAGVVLEGPGEIVVEQAMKFEFKTSNNQAEYEAIIAGLHLAIELEVTNITCKSDSRLVVGQLTGEYEVRETLLQQYFHFVKNLLNRFKEISFQHVRRENNTRADALSRLATLKKKGAHRSAIHVTLAKPSVGTEECMATDTQPNWMTPIKQYLTDGVCDPHLEKTMKLQAARYILIGEDLYRRGYSRPLLKCLGPEQVTYVMTELHEGICGTHSGARTMSAKILRAGYYWPTLQGDCTEYVQKCVKCQEFGTLLHQKPEHLHYILSPWPFVKWGMDIIGPFTPGKGQCKFLLVGIDYFTKWIEAEPLTAITARNVQSFVWKNIVCRFGLPQIIITDNGRQFTDRGLAEFYEKLHIKHITSSVEHPQTNGQAEAANKVILNELKKRLGPSKGNWTEELLEVLWAYRCTPQSTTQETPYSLTYGTEAMIPVEIGEPSLRRQTLDLDLNKESLLVGLDLINELRDKCKIREEACKIRAARRYNSKVKPRSYQKGDLVWHMRSDARKDGGKFSSNWEGPFRISNTATGGAYYLEYLSGKSAPRMWNATHLKFYYS